The genomic region AAGTCGCAAAATATGGAACCGCACCATACATTGTGACAATGACCGCCCTCGATGACCTTGACCGCCGGCTCCTCTCCGCCCTCCGTGAGGACGGCCGCGCCTCGGTGGCGAGCCTGGCACGGCGGCTCAAGGTCGCCCGGGCCACGGTCAACAGCCGGCTGGAGCGCCTGGTGGCGTCCGGGACCATCGTCGGATTCACGGTCCGGGTGCGTGATGAGCTCGATCCGCTGGCGATCCGCGCCATTGCCCTGATCGCCGTGGAGGGCAGGACGACGGACCGGGTTATCCGCCAGCTCAGGGGCTTTCCGGAAATCACGGCACTGCATACCACCAACGGAGGGTGGGACCTTGTGGCCGAACTCCGCACCGAGAGCCTTCCTGACTTCGACCAGGTCCTTGGCCGGATCCGGGGAGTCGATGGCGTTGTCAACAGCGAAACGAGCCTCTTGCTCAGCTCCGTGCTGCGCTAGGGGCAGGGCGCCGAAAGGCCCCAGTCAACATAATGTCAGTCAACATAATGTGCAGAATGAGTCATCACTATGCTCAGTTGTGCAATAAAAAGCTTGCTCTTTGGCAATTGAGACTGCATATCGCCGAACTCTAGAGTTGTGGCATCAGCAGCTAACGAGAGAATGAGGGGCGCAATGACGCGCTTTGTCGATGTCCACAACATGGTGCGCTGGGCTGCCGGCCGCGGGCCGGAGGCCATCATTTCCGGCATGATCGACTACGTCGAGGATGACTTCCGCCGCTGGGAATCGTTCGACAAGACTCCCCGGGTCGCCAGCCACACGCCGTTCGGCGTCATCGAACTCATGCCCACCAGCGATCACGAGACCTACGGTTTCAAGTACGTCAACGGCCACCCGTCCAACCCGGCGCGCGGATTCCAGACCGTGACGGCGTTTGGCGTCCTGGCCGACGTTCACAACGGCTATCCCACGTTCCTCACCGAGATGACAGTGCTCACTGCGCTGCGCACCGCGGCGACGTCCGGCATGGTGGCGAAGAAGCTCGCCCGTGCCGGCTCGCGCGTCATGGCGATGATCGGCAGCGGAAGCCAGTCCGAGTTCCAGGCCCTCGCCTTCCGCAGTGCCCTGGGCATTTCCACGCTCCGGGTATGGGACACGGATCCTGCCGCGCTCAGGAAGTTCGTGGCCAACATGGCGCCGCTGGGCTTCGACATCACAGTCGCCACCTCCGCCGCGGATGCGGTGCGTGGAGCCGATGTCATCACCACGTGCACCGCGGACAAGGCCAATGCCACCATCCTCACGGCGGATCTGATTGAACCGGGCGTCCACATCAATGCCATCGGCGGGGACTGCCCCGGGAAGACCGAGCTTGAACCAGCAATTCTGGGACTCGGCGACGTGTTCGTCGAGTACGCCCCCCAAACCCGGATCGAAGGGGAGATCCAGCACATGCCGGCCGACTTTGGCGTCACGGAGTTCTGGCAGGTGCTGGCCGGCAAGGCACCAGGACGAACCGGGGATGCGCAGATCACCATCTTCGATTCAGTGGGCTTTGCCATTGAGGACTTCTCCGCGCTGCGGTTCGTGCGCGACGCCGTCGCCGGCACCGATTTCTATGTGGAGATCGACCTCGTGGCCAGCCCCGAGGACCCGAAGAACCTGTTCGGCCTCGTCGGCGCCCTTTCCCCGGTCGGCTCGTAAGCCTGCGACGGCCGTTCGGGTCTGTGTGCCGGCGTCGGAGGCTGAACCGGTACCCCTCAGCCGCTAAAGTCCCCGGCGTCGGAGGCTGAACCGGGACCCCTCAGCCGCTAAAGTCCCCGGCGTCGGAGGCTGAACCGGGACCCCTCAGCCGCTAAAGTCCCCGGCGTTCCGGCGGAACGTGCCCAGGATCCGGATCAGCTGGTCCACGTCCTGCTCCCCGAAGCCCGACTGGCCGAAGACCTCGGAGTTCAGCACCGCCGTCGCCCGTTTGGCCAGGGCGCGGCCCTCCGGGGTTAGCTCGATCAGCGTGGTGCGCCCGTCCGTGGGGTGCGGGGAGCGGATCACCAGCCCGGCCTCCTGGAGCCGGTCCACGGCGTTGGTGACCGAGGTGGGATGAACCTGCAGGAGCGCGCTGGCCTTGTTCATGGGCAGCGCGCCGCTGCGGGCGAAACTGAGCAGCGCCAGCAGCTCGTACCGGGCGAAGGTGAGCCCGAACGGCTTGAGGACCGCTTCGATCCGGCCCAGCAGAATCTGCTGGGTCCGCATGATCGCGGTGATGGCGGCCATCGGGGCGGCGACGTCGGACCAGCCGTGGCGCTCCCAGTTCAGCCGGGCATCGGCGATCGGATCGCGCGGCAGCGGTGTTCCCACGATCAGCCCTTCAACCCGGGAAAATCGGCGTCGGAATACTCGATGCCGAAACCGTCCGGAACCGGCCCGCCGCCGTGCCGCACTTCCTCGCTGCGCCGCAGCTCCACGCGCCGGATCTTGCCCGAAATCGTCTTGGGGAGGTCGGCGAACTCCAGCCGGCGGATCCGCTTGAACGGGGCCAAATGCTCGCGGCAGTACCGCAGGATGTCCTCGGCGAGCTCCGGGCCGGGCTGGTGGCCGGCCGCCAGGACCACGAACGCCTTCGGCACGGACAGCCTGAGCGGGTCCGGGGAGGGGACGACGGCGGCCTCCGCCACCGCCGGGTGCTCGATCAGCACGCTCTCCAGTTCGAACGGGGACAACCGGTAATCCGAAGACTTGAAGACGTCGTCGCCGCGACCCACGTACGTGATGATGCCGCGCTCGTCCCGGCTCGCCATGTCCCCCGTGTGGTAGTAGCCGTCGCGGAAGGCCTCCGCCGTCTTCTCCGGATCGCCGTAGTACGCCTTCATGAGCCCCACGGGGCGGGGGTCCAGGCGCAGGCAGAGCTCGCCGTCGTCGGACTCCGCACCCGTGGCGGGGTCCACGAGCACCACGTCGTAGCCGGGCAGCGGCTTGCCCATGGCGCCGATCTTGACCGGCTGGCCAGGGGTGTTCGCGATCTGCACTGTCGACTCGGTCTGCCCGAAGCCGTCGCGGATGGTCTGGCCCCAGGCGCGGTGGACCTGGTCGATCACCTCGGCGTTCAGCGGTTCGCCGGCGGACACCACCTTGGTGGGCGGGTTTTTCAGCAGGTTGAGATCGGCCTGGATCAGCATCCGCCACACCGTGGGCGGGGCGCAGAAACTGGTCACGGATTCGCGGTCCATCTGCTCCATGAGGGCCTTCGCGTCGAAACGTTCGTAATTGTAGATGAACACGCAGGCCTCGGCGATCCAGGGCGTGAACACATTCGACCAGGCGTGCTTGGCCCAGCCCGGCGAGGCCACGTTGAGGTGCACGTCGCCCGGTTCCATCCCGATCCAGAACATCGTGGACAGGTGCCCCACCGGGTAGGAGGTGTGCGTGTGCTCCACCAGTTTGGCCTTGGACGTGGTGCCGGAGGTGAAGTAGAGCAGGAGTGTCTCGTCGGCCGGGGTGGGTGCGTCCGGGGTGAAGTCCGCGCCGGCCGCCGCAGCGTCCGCATACTGCAGGGCCCCGTCCCGGACCGCGGCGGGGCGGCGGTCCCCGCCGATTTCGATCAGCGTGTAGTCACCCGCGACGTCGGCGAACTTGGCGATGTTGGCATGCCCGACGGCGGCCCAGGCCGCGCCGCCGCGCTCCACCCGGTCCTGGAGGTCGGCGGGTCCCATCAGGGTGGTGGTGGGGATCATGACGATGCCCAGCTTGATGCCGGCCAGCATGAGCTCCCAGAGCTCCACCTGGTTGCCGAGCATGATGATCATCCGGTCCCCGCGCCGGACGCCCTGCGCCCGCAGCCAGTTGGCCACCTGGGACGAGCGCCGGGAGAGATCCGCGAAACTGCGCCGCGTCGCGGATCCGTCCTGCTCCACGATCACCAGTGCCCGCTTGTCCGCCTTGGCGGGGTCTGCCGCCAGCTGGTCGAACCAGTCCAGGGCAAAGTTGAATTCCTCGAAGCGCGGCCACTGGAATTCGTTGCGGGCGGCCTCGTAGTCCCCGCGCAGGGCCAGCAGCCGGTCCCTCGCGGCCCGGAATTCCTCAGTCACGCTCATGGTGCACCTTTCGACAGTCCTCTGGCGCAGCCGCTCCGGGCCCGGCGCCGTTGCCCGGGATCGTGCAGGCCCGGCGCGATGCCTGCCTAGTGATCCCCGTCACTCTGCAATATACTAGGACATCCAAGGGTTTGGAAGAGCGGCGCTGCTCTACAAGCGGCGCATGACGAAGGGATACGTGCCCGTGCAGCCACAAGGACGTGCAGGCGGACAACGAGCGGTAGCGGAATCAGACACAGCAGAACCAGCGATAGCGGCCCCAGAGGCGGCAGAACCAGCTACAGCGGACCCAGCGACAGCGGAACCGGACGCCGGAACCCGGGCAGTTGCCGCGGCCCCCGCAACGGGCGCAGACACAGTTGCCGCGGCTGCTGCGGCCCAGCCGCCGTTTCCCGACGCGGACCTCATGTACATCGTGGACCTGCTGCCGCCGGACGAACAGCTCCGGTACCAGGAGGTCCGGGAATTCCTGCAGTCCCGGATCCGGGCCGCGTCGATCGACTACTGGAACCGCGAGGAGTTCCCTTTCGGCCTGCTCGCGGAACTCGGCAAATATGGCCTGGGCGGGTTGCAGACGGACGGCACGTCCAAGCTCTTCAAGGGACTTATGTATGTGGAGGTGGCGCGCGCCGATGTCTCCCTCTCCGCGCTCGTGGGCATCCACAACGAGCTGATTGTCGGCATGATCGACGAGCTCGGCTCCGAGGAACAGAAGGCCCGCTGGCTCCCCGGCCTGACCGCTTTCACCCAGCTCGGAGCGTTCGCCCTGACCGAGCCGGACCACGGCTCGGACATCGCCGGGGGCCTGGCGACCACCGCGCGGCTGGAGGGCGGCGAGTGGGTCATCAGCGGTGCCAAGCGCTGGATCGGCGCCGGCACCATCGCGGACTTCGCCCTCGTCTGGGCCCGGGACGTCGCCGACCAGCAGATCAAGGGCTTCATCGTCGAGACGGACCGGCCCGGGTACACGGCGACGAAGATCGCCAACAAGATCGGCCTGCGCATCATGCAGAACGCGGACATCGTCCTGGACGAGGTCCGCATCCCGGAATCCAACCTGCTGCCCGGCGCCACCGACTTCTCCAAGGCCAACGCGCTTCTGCGGGATTCGCGCGCCTGGGTGGGCTGGCAAGGGGCCGGCATCCAGCTGGCCGCGTTCGACGTCGCGCGTTCCTATTCGCTGCAGCGCCGCCAGTTCGGCAAGGAATTGGCCCGCTTCCAGCTCATCGCGCAACAGCTCGCCGAGATCCTGGGCAACGCCACCGCCTCGCTGGCACTGATGGCCCAGCTGGCGAGGATCCAGGAAGAGGGCAAGCTCGAGATGGTCCAGGCCGCGATGGCCAAATCCACCACCACGCGGCTGGCGCGGGCCTCGGTGGCCATGGGCCGGTCCCTCATGGGCGGCAACGGAATCAGCAGCGACTACGAGATGGGCAAGCTCTTCGGCGACGCCGAAATCCTCTACACCTATGAGGGCAGCTACGAGATCAACTCCCTGATCGTGGCGCGGGCCGTGACGGGGAAGTCGGCCTTCGTTTAAGCCGCTGTTCGTTTACGGCGCTGGGGTGCAGGCCGGGAGGCGATCCCGGCCGGCACCCCAGCGCCGTACTTCCTCTCCTGGCTCAGTCGATCGGCGTGACGTACGCGCCGGAAATCCCGCCGTCCACCAGGAAGGTGGATGCCGTGATGAAGGAGGCGTCGTCGCTGGCCAGGAACGTGACGGCGGCCGCGAGTTCCTCGGGCTCGGCAAAGCGTCCCAGCGGAACGTGGATCAGCCGGCGGGCGGCCTTTTCCGGGTCCTTCGCGAAGAGTTCCTTCAGCAGCGGGGTGTTCACAGGGCCGGGGCAGAGGGCATTGATCCGGATGCCCTGCCGGGCGAATTCGACGCCGAGTTCACGGCTCATGGAAAGCACCCCGCCTTTTGAGGCGCTGTAGGAGATCTGGGAGGTCGCCGCGCCCATGACCGCCACGAACGAGGCCGTGTTGATGATGGAGCCCTTGCCCTGTTCCTGCATGTAGGGGATGGCGTACTTGCAGCAGTAGTAAACGGATGTCAGGTTTACTTCCTGGACCTTGCGCCAGGCATCGATGCCGGTGTCGAGGATTGAGCCGTCGCTGGCGGGGGAGATCCCGGCGTTGTTGAACGCGATATCAACGCTGCCGTAGGTTTCTTTGGTCTGGGCGTAGAGGTTCCGGACGTCGTCTTCGCTCGTGACGTCGACCTTGACGAACAGGCCGCCGACCTCGGTGGCCGCGGCGAGGCCGGAGGTGGGTTCGATGTCGGCGATGACGACGTTGGCGCCTTCCGCCGCCATCCGGCGGGCGGTGGCCAGCCCGATGCCGCTGGCGCCACCAGTGATGACTGCGCTGCGTCCGGCGAGGCGGTTGGATACTACTGTCTGCATGGGAACTCCTTAGTGCGGGGTATAGGTCGGGTCGATGTTGCGAGTCAGGGACAGTTCAGCCCAGAGACGGCGTGGAAATGAAGACGTTCTTGGTTTCGGTGAAGGAATCGAGGGCATCGGGTCCGAGCTCCCGGCCCAGTCCGGACTGCTTGAAACCGCCGAACGGGGTGGAGTACCGGACGGAGGAGTGGGAGTTCACGGACAGGTTGCCGGACTCGACGCCGCGCGCCACGCGCAGGGCGCGGTCCACGCTGGAGGTCCAGATGGAACCGGACAGTCCGTAGTCGGTGTCGTTCGCGATCCGGATAGCGTCCGCCTCGTCGGTGAAGGGCACCACGGTCACGACCGGGCCGAAAATTTCCTCGGTGAACGACCGCGCGTCCAGTCCGGGCGTCAGCACTGTCGGCGGGAACCAGAAGCCGGCTCCGGACGGGGCCAGGCCCTGGAAGGCAATCGGGGCGTTGTCCGGCACGAAACCGGCGACCGTCCGGCGTTGCTGGGCGGAGATCAGAGGACCCATGGTGGTTGCCTCATCCGCGGGATCACCGACGGTGATGGCCTTGACGGCGGGCTCAAGCAACTCCATGAAGCGGTCATAGACGTTGTGCTGAACCAGGATGCGCGAGCGCGCACAACAGTCCTGGCCGGCGTTGTCGAATGCTCCACCGGGGGCGGCGGCGGCGGCCATCTCGAGGTCGGCGTCGTCGAAGACGATGTTGGCGCTCTTGCCGCCGAGTTCGAGGGTCACCCGCTTCACCTGTTCCGCGCAGCCGGCCATGATCTTCTTGCCGACGCCGGTCGAGCCGGTGAAGACCACTTTGCGGACGGCGGGATGGGTGACGAACCGCTCGCCCACCACCGAACCCTTGCCCGGGATCACCTGGAAGACGCCCTCCGGGATGCCGGCTTCACGGGCCAGTTCGGCCAGCCGCAGCGCGGTCAGGGGGGTCATCTCGGCAGGTTTGAGAACCACTGTGTTGCCGGCGGCCAGGGCGGGGGCAAAACCCCAGGCCGCGATCGGCATCGGGAAGTTCCACGGAACGATGACCCCCACAACGCCGAGCGGCTCGTGAAAGGTGATGTTGACGCCACCGGCGACCGGGATCTGCTTGCCGAAGTGGCGTTCCGGCGCGGCGGAGTAGTAAGCGAGGACGTCCCGGACGTTCCCGGCTTCCCAGCGGGCATTCCCGATCGTGTGGCCTGCGTTGCGGACTTCGAGCCGGGCCAGGTTTTCCAGATCCGCGTCCACGGCCGAGGCGAAGCGCCTCAGCAGCAGCGCGCGGTCTGCCGGGGCGACGGCCCGCCAGGAATCAAATGCACCGGCCGCGCGGGCGATGGCATCATCGACCTCGGCCAGTCCGGCCAGCGCTACCGTCTCGATGACTTCCTCGGTGGAGGGGTTGATGACGTCGAAGGTTGTTGCTGTCATATCGTGGACATCTCTTTTCGGTTGGCACGGTAACTGCCCGCGGCCTGGACGAAGCCGCGGAACAGCCGCAGGTCTTCCGGGTTTTGTTCCGGGTGGAATTGCACGCCCAGCACCCAGCCGGGGGTGTCTTCGGCCTCCAGAGCCTGGACGGTTCCATCCTCGGAGGACGCGGTGACGCGCAGCCCCGGCGGCACAGTGTCCATGGCCTGGTGGTGATAGCACGGCGCCCCGGCGGCGTCGCCGAGCAGTGACTGGATCAGGCTTCCCGGGACCGTGGTGAATGCGGCTTCGCCGAACACTCCCGGGGCCGGCTGGTAGTCGGCCGTGGGGTTGATGTCGGGCAGGTGCTGGGTCAGGCTGCCGTCAAAGGCCACGTTGAGGATCTGGGCCCCGCGGCAGATGGCAAACAACGGCAGACCGCGCTCCACCGCCGCCCGCGTCAGGATCGTATCGTGCTCATCCCGGAGCGGCTGCGAGGCGGTCCTGGGATGTGCGGCGGCACCGTAGCGGGCGGGATCCACGTCGGGTCCTCCCACCACGATGAGTCCGTCCATCAGGTCCAGCACGGTTTCGTCCGTGCCCAGCGGCGGCAGCAGGATGGGAGTTCCGCCAGCGGCGACCACGGCCTCGACGTAGGTTCCCGGGACGATGGCGGCCTTGGCGTTCCAAACTCCCCAGGCCGCATCCTGGTAGTAGCTGGTCAGGGCGATCCGGGGGCGGTATGCCTTAGAGTCGTTCGAAGCCACGGATGCGCTCCCAGTCGGTGACGGCGCCCTCGTAGGCGCGGAGTTCGATGCCGGCGGCGTGGACGTAGTGGTCCACGACGGAGTCGCCGAACGCCTTGCGTGCGATGCTGCTTTCCGCGAGAAGGTCCCGGGAATCGCGCAGGTTGGTCGGAAGCCGGTCGGCGTCGGAGGCGTAGGCGCTGCCCTGGATGGCGGGTCCCAGGGGCAGCCGGTTCTCCAGCCCGTGGATTACGGCGGCGATCAGCGCGGCCGCCGCGAGATACGGGTTGAGGTCCCCGCCGCCGACGCGCATTTCGGTGCGCAGGCCCCGTCCGTGGCCCACCACCCGGAGGGCGCAGCTGCGGTTGTCCATGCCCCAGGCGATGGCGGTGGGCGCGAAGCTGCCTTCAACGAACCTCTTGTAGGAGTTGACGTTCGGGGCCAGGAAATAGGTGAGTTCCTTCAGGGCGTCCAGCTGTCCGGCCATGAAGTGCTCCATCACCGGGCTGAAGCCGTGCTCGCCGTCGCCGGGCAGCACGGGGTTGCCGTCCAGGTCGGTCAGGCTGAAGTGGATGTGGCAGGAGTTGCCCTCGCGCTGGTCGTACTTGGCCATGAAGCTGATGCTCTTGCCGTGCTGGTCCGCGATTTCCTTCGCGCCGCTCTTGTAGAACGTGTGCTTGTCGCATGCCTTGAGGGCTTCATCGAAGCGGAAGGTGATTTCCTGCTGGCCGAGGTTGCACTCGCCCTTGGAGGATTCGACCACCAGGCCGGCCGCCTCCATGTTGGTGCGGATCGACCGGATGACCGGTTCCAGGCGGGCCGTGGCGAGCAGCGAGTAGTCCACGTTGTACTGGGTCGAGGCATTCAGCCCGTGGTAGTTCTTCTGCCAGGCCTCACGGTAGGAGTCGTCGAACATCAAGAACTCGAGCTCGGTGCCCATGTGGGCGCGGTAGCCGAGTTTTTCGAGCCGTTCCACCTGGGCGCGCAGGATTTGGCGCGGGGACGCGACGACCGGCGACTTGTCTGCCCACATGATGTCGCAAAGAACCAGGGCCGTTCCCTGCTGCCACGGGACCCGGCGCAGGGTCGAGACATCGGGCAGCATCATCATGTCGCCGTAGCCGGTCTCCCAGGATGACATGGCGTAGCCGTCGATGGTGTTCATCTCGACGTCGACGGCGAGGAGGTAGTTGCAGCCTTCCGCGCCGTGTTCCAGGACATCCTCGAGGAAAGAGCGGGCGCCGCAGCGCTTGCCCTGGAGCCTGCCGAGGGAGTCGGTGATGGCCACGATGACAGTGTCGATCGCTCCGGAGGCGACGTCTGCCCGCAGTTCATCGAGGGTGAGCTGGGTGTTCAGGGCGTGGGCTGTGGATGCTTCATTCATGGTTGCTCCGCAATGTTGTTCTCTGCAAATGGGGTGGTGGGTGGTGGCCGGGGTCAGCTACTGCTTCAGTTCGGCCTCGGCCAGGGCCAGCCGGGCGAATTCCTCATCCGGGGACCCGGTGACGATGCGGTGCCGGCTGTAGAACCAGTAGTACGCAATGGCGGCGGCGAAGATGGCCGCTGTGATGGATGCCGCGTAGACGTCCACCACAAAAGTGGCGACGACGGCGACCGCGGACAGGACGAGCGCGACGGAGGTGGTGGCGATGCCTCCAGGGGTGCGGTAGCCGCGCTCCAGTTCCGGCTCTTTGATCCGGAGCACAATGTGGGACAGGTTGAGCAGGACGTAGGAGACCGTGGCGCCGAAGACGGCGATGTTGATCAGCAGGGCGCCGTCCTGGGTGATGGCTGCCAGCAGGAAGCCGATCGTGCCCGGAACGATGAGGGCCCAGTAGGGTGTCCGGCGAGCCCCGGTGAGTGACAGCCATTTGGGCAGGTAGCCGGCGCGGGAGAGCGCGAAAAGCTGGCGTGAGTAGGCATAGATGATGGAGAAGAAGCTGGCCACCAGGCCGGCGAGGCCCGCGTAGTTGATGAAATCGGCAAGCAGCGTGTTTCCACCGTAGGCCAGCCGGATGGCGGCCGGAAGCGGGTTGTCTGAGGTGCTCATGGCCTGGGATCCGGCCGCTCCCGGCACGAGGACCAGCATCAGGCCCCCGAAGATGACCAGGATGAGGACTGCGACGATGATGCCTTTGGGCATGTCCTTCTTGGGATCCGCGGATTCCTCCGCGGCCAGCGGGACGCCTTCGACGGCCAGGAAGAACCAGATGCCGTAGACCAGTGCCGCCAGGATTCCTCCGACGCCCATGGGCAGGAACGCGCTGGAACCGGCGGATCCGTCCGGGACGATGTCGAACAGTTTGGCCGGGTCGAACATCGGCACGAGGCCGACGACGGCGGCAATGAGCGCGACGACGGCAAAGGCGGTGATCGCAAACATGATCTTCAGCGCCTCACCCACGCCGCGGAGATGGATCCCGATGAAGATCATGTAGGTGACCAGGTAGACCGGCCAGGAGTTGGTGAGCCCGAACAGGCCCAGTGCCTCGATGTAGCCGCCGATGAAGGTGGCGATGGCGGCGGGTGCGACGGCGTATTCGATCAGCACCGCTATGCCGGTGGCGAAGCCGCCCAACGGGCCGAGGGCCCGCCGCGCGAAAGCGTAACCTGCACCCGCCGTCGGAAGCGACGACGAGAGTTCGGCCAGGCCGAAGACCATGCAGGTGTACATGACGCCCATCAGGAGGAAAGCAATGAGCAGGCCGCCCCATCCTCCCTGGGCGAGACCAAGATTCCATCCGGCGAAGTCGCCGGAAATGACGTAGGCGACACCCAGCCCCGCGAGGAGCACCCACCCGGCGGCGCCGCGCTTGAGCCGGCGGTGCTGAAGGTACTCCGTTTCACTGCCGTCTGCGTTTGTCGCAGCGGCGACATGATCTACTGATTTCATGCGATTCCCTTGATAAGAGGAGTGTCGCCCAGATTCCTAAAGGACTGTTTTCAGTCCAAGGGCACGCCTCCCAGTGTGGTGGCGCAACTCACATTCGTCAAGGACTTCGGGTGAGAACATAGGAAATATCGCTCGGACTTCGGTCAATTGGTCTTTTAGCTGGTCTTTTCCGGTTCCCTAAATGTATGCTCGCGGTATATATAGGGTCGCCTAGTTTTGGGAGCTGGCCTTGGCCGATTTCTTGTTGCAGCAGCCGTACTCAATGTTGCGCCCGGTGCGGGGCGGAAATGCTTTCGAAGAGACCATCGAGCACATCCTCCAGACGATCAAGCTCGGCATCTTTGCCCCTGCTGACAAGCTGCCGCCGGAACGCGAACTCGCCGAACGCCTGGGTGTTTCCCGGGCGACCCTTCGCGAGGCGCTGGGCGAATTGCAGGCTGCCGGATATCTGGACGTCAGGCGCGGCCGCTACGGCGGCACGTATGTCTCCGAAAACCCGGTGCGGTCAGAACCGCGCGGAATCCGCCCACTGGATCCAGCCGAGGTGCAAGACGTGCTCCTGTTCCGCGGGGTCATTGAACCGGCGGCGAGCGCCCTGGCGGCCAGTTCCAATCTGTCTGCTGCCGCCCGGAGCCACCTGAGGAACTGCCTGTCGGAGGTGTCCAACGCCACGGAGGCCTCGTACAGGCCCCGCGACGCCCGCTTTCACATCGCGATCGCCGAGCTCACCGGCTCGCCCAGCCTTGTGGCGGCCGTGGCGGAAACCAGATCCAGGGTCAACGAACTCCTGGACAGGATCCCGTTCCTGGGGACCAACCTGGAGCATTCCAACGCGCAGCACGCGCAAATGGCGGACGCCATTCTGTCCGGCGACGCGGCGGCGGCGGAGCGCGCCACCATTGAACACCTGGAAGGGACCGCGGCCCTGCTGCGCGGCTTCCTGTCCTGAGACCTTTCCCCCGCCCCGAGTGACGTCGGCGCCGCCGGGACCTGTCGTTCCCGCGGCGTCCCCGGAGTACTTCTAGGCCGGGTGTCCGTCCGCCGCGGGCCGGGCGTGCCCTTGGCCGGGCGGGGTGGCGTGGCCGTACCGGGAAGTGCGGTTGCGGCCGGCGTTCTTGGCCTCGTACAGGGCCCGGTCCGCGCAGTCCAGCAGGCTGCCGGCCGCGGCGTCGCGCTGATCGCAGACGCCGGCGGAGATGGTCAGGAACCCGACGTCGCCGAACGGTTCGGACGCGATGGCCTCCCGGGCCCGTTCCGCCGCCTGGAGTGCCTCGGCGCCGTCGGTCTCCGGCAGCAGCCACACGAACTCTTCGCCGCCGAACCGGGCCACGATCTCCGTGGCCCGGGCCACCGTCCGGAGCCTTGCCGCGACCGCCGCCAGCACCACATCGCCCGTCAGGTGGCCGTGGGTGTCGTTGACCCTCTTGAAGTGGTCGATATCCAGGACGACCGCGCTCAGGCTCGTCCCGCGGCTCCCGGCCAGCGCGACCTGTTCTGCGAGGTGCCGTTCCAGGGCCCGCCGGTTGGGCAGGCCGCTCAGGGGGTCCGTAGTGGCCTGCAGCTCCAGGTCAGTCCGCGCCTCCGTGTTGCCGATGGCGATCTCGACAAGCTCCGCGAACTGGGCCAACCGCTCCATCATGGCTTCCGTGACACCCGTGCGGGACTTTGAGGTCAGGGTCACGACGCCCCACAGGCTTCCCCGGACCCGGACCGGCGCCGCCGCCGCGGACTGGAAACCGCCGGCGCGCATCTGCTCCGCGGCCGGTCCGCCCTCCGGGCCGTAGACAACGAGGGCCGGCTTGCCGGTCAGAGCCACCCGGACGGTGGCGGACTCGTCGGTCGGGGCGAAGATGTGCCGGCGGCTCAGCGTCGGCGGCAGGGCCGGCGCCATGGCGATAATTTCTGCCGATGACGCTCCCGTGAAACGGACGACGGCGGCGGAGTCGACGTTGAACAGCTCGCGGACGATTGCGGCGACCCGCTCGGAGATGTCGGCGGGGGCGGCGTTGCGGGCGACGGCGGTCGCGATCTCGTGCAGGGCCTCCCACACCTGCTGCTGCTGCAGGCGCTCGGTGACGTCAACCGCCACGACCATCCCGGCCGCGGCCGCGTCGTCGGAGTAGACCGGCCCGGCCTTGAGCCGGTAGGTGCGGTGGCCGATCTGCCGGTTCCAGGAGACCTCCCGGCCGGCGAGGG from Arthrobacter sp. NicSoilB8 harbors:
- a CDS encoding diguanylate cyclase, which translates into the protein MTNRSPLNRDDAGASPLPAIPAQLQAVLNGIPAMVGYWDTGLRSRLANDAYCEWFGVEPQQLHGMHIRDVLGEAVFEANRQHVERVLAGEPQQFDRILVDAAGESRFTEVTYTPDTRDGSVQGFFVLVTDVTERVLADRRRQRDMDRYRALARSVPGVFVLLFDAELRYLIAEGQELETFGYRTEELEGRRIQDVLKGDLASELEPRYRAALAGREVSWNRQIGHRTYRLKAGPVYSDDAAAAGMVVAVDVTERLQQQQVWEALHEIATAVARNAAPADISERVAAIVRELFNVDSAAVVRFTGASSAEIIAMAPALPPTLSRRHIFAPTDESATVRVALTGKPALVVYGPEGGPAAEQMRAGGFQSAAAAPVRVRGSLWGVVTLTSKSRTGVTEAMMERLAQFAELVEIAIGNTEARTDLELQATTDPLSGLPNRRALERHLAEQVALAGSRGTSLSAVVLDIDHFKRVNDTHGHLTGDVVLAAVAARLRTVARATEIVARFGGEEFVWLLPETDGAEALQAAERAREAIASEPFGDVGFLTISAGVCDQRDAAAGSLLDCADRALYEAKNAGRNRTSRYGHATPPGQGHARPAADGHPA